A section of the Bacillus pumilus genome encodes:
- a CDS encoding MATE family efflux transporter, whose protein sequence is MRETNSIRAKVRLFLTMLIPILITQAGLSLITFLDTVMSGKVSAEDLAGVAIGSSIWTPVYTGLAGILMAVTPIVAQLMGAGHKKDVPKAVFQAIYLSFLLSICVITIGTIGIPYVLGGLGLEQSVEDIARHFLSFLAFGIIPLFGYSVFRSFIDALGKTRVTMFITLTALPINFVLNYVFIFGNFGFPKLGGAGAGLASAMTYWAIFIMSICIVMKAEPFASFHLFQKLPRINISRMGQILKIGLPIGFAIFFETSIFAAVTLLMGHFDTVTIASHQAAMNFASILYILPLSISMALTIVVGFEAGAKRYKDAQSYSYIGIGTAVLFSLFTAALILLFRPEIAGLYTAESAVLQLTQHFLIYAIFFQLSDAIAAPIQGALRGYKDVNYTLIAAFVSYWVIGLPSGYLIGTYTSYGAFGYWIGLIAGLAAGAVVLFIRLRLMEKRLLQQAPSH, encoded by the coding sequence ATGAGAGAAACAAATAGCATTCGAGCTAAGGTGAGACTATTTTTAACTATGTTGATTCCGATTTTAATCACTCAAGCGGGTCTTTCGCTTATTACGTTTTTAGACACCGTCATGTCTGGAAAAGTGAGTGCAGAAGACCTTGCGGGTGTTGCGATCGGTTCAAGCATTTGGACACCCGTTTATACAGGACTTGCTGGTATATTAATGGCCGTTACGCCAATTGTCGCGCAGCTGATGGGCGCGGGGCATAAAAAAGATGTTCCAAAGGCTGTCTTTCAGGCGATTTATTTATCGTTTCTTTTAAGTATCTGTGTGATTACGATTGGAACAATTGGCATCCCTTACGTATTAGGGGGACTTGGACTGGAACAATCCGTAGAGGATATTGCCCGCCATTTCTTAAGTTTTCTTGCTTTTGGTATTATCCCGCTGTTTGGTTATTCGGTGTTTAGGTCATTTATTGATGCATTAGGAAAAACACGTGTAACGATGTTTATCACGTTAACAGCACTTCCGATTAACTTTGTGTTAAACTATGTATTTATTTTTGGGAATTTTGGCTTTCCAAAGCTTGGCGGTGCGGGAGCTGGCCTTGCTTCTGCGATGACGTATTGGGCAATTTTTATCATGAGTATTTGTATTGTCATGAAAGCAGAACCCTTTGCCTCATTTCATTTGTTTCAAAAACTGCCTCGAATCAATATCTCCCGTATGGGGCAAATACTGAAAATTGGTCTTCCTATTGGGTTTGCGATTTTTTTTGAAACGAGTATCTTTGCTGCTGTTACGTTATTAATGGGGCACTTTGATACTGTGACGATTGCAAGTCACCAGGCCGCGATGAACTTTGCTTCAATCTTATATATTTTACCGCTCAGTATCTCAATGGCTTTAACGATTGTCGTTGGGTTTGAAGCCGGTGCCAAGCGCTATAAAGATGCGCAAAGCTATAGCTATATCGGAATTGGAACGGCGGTATTATTCTCCTTGTTTACGGCAGCACTCATTTTATTATTTAGACCAGAAATTGCTGGTTTATATACAGCTGAATCGGCTGTTTTACAGCTGACACAGCACTTCTTGATTTATGCGATCTTTTTCCAGCTGTCAGATGCCATTGCTGCACCTATTCAAGGGGCGCTACGCGGCTATAAAGATGTGAACTATACGCTCATTGCCGCATTTGTTTCATACTGGGTGATCGGCCTTCCTTCCGGCTATCTGATTGGCACCTATACCTCGTATGGGGCATTCGGGTATTGGATTGGTCTCATTGCAGGACTTGCAGCAGGTGCTGTTGTCCTCTTTATCCGTCTCAGATTGATGGAAAAACGTTTGCTTCAGCAAGCGCCCAGTCACTAA
- the bshB2 gene encoding bacillithiol biosynthesis deacetylase BshB2 encodes MNEHVLVMLPHPDDESFGVAGLIAQSRKRGIPVTYACGTLGEMGRNMGSPTYANRETLPELRKQELINACKEMDITDLRMLGLRDKTLEFEDDEYLADVMETIIDEVKPTLIVTFYPGHGVHPDHDATGEAVIRALYRKKKEDRPVTYCMAITKNREEVLGNADITIDITDEADIKLNALRAHRTQTEGMLRELEQKLKNKEPVVQKWFDEEIFWTYQWND; translated from the coding sequence ATGAATGAACATGTACTAGTGATGCTGCCTCACCCAGATGATGAATCGTTTGGGGTTGCAGGTCTCATTGCACAAAGCAGAAAACGCGGCATCCCAGTCACGTATGCATGCGGGACACTTGGGGAAATGGGTAGAAATATGGGCAGCCCAACATATGCCAATCGGGAAACACTTCCTGAGTTAAGAAAACAGGAATTAATCAATGCCTGCAAAGAAATGGATATCACAGACTTACGTATGCTTGGTCTTCGCGATAAAACGTTGGAATTTGAGGACGACGAGTATTTAGCTGATGTGATGGAAACCATCATTGATGAAGTCAAACCTACACTGATTGTCACGTTTTATCCTGGACATGGTGTACACCCTGATCATGATGCGACAGGGGAAGCAGTAATCCGCGCTCTTTACCGTAAGAAAAAAGAAGATCGTCCTGTCACATACTGCATGGCGATTACGAAAAATAGAGAAGAAGTGCTCGGAAATGCAGATATTACGATCGACATTACAGATGAAGCAGATATCAAATTAAATGCTTTAAGAGCACATAGAACGCAAACAGAAGGCATGCTGAGAGAGCTTGAACAAAAGCTAAAAAACAAAGAACCTGTTGTCCAAAAATGGTTCGATGAAGAAATCTTCTGGACATACCAATGGAATGACTAA
- a CDS encoding YojF family protein — protein MKPIQTEDVTAHLESFLNRPVFVHLETTTGSYSAHVNEQNMTVVAYIRNAKVVYSQAKIKGQGPYRVGMKTEDGWIYAEGLTDYEFDDQGRLLLAGHLPDGKLAISLQISETPFQV, from the coding sequence ATGAAACCAATTCAAACGGAAGATGTCACAGCACATCTTGAATCGTTTTTAAATCGCCCAGTCTTCGTTCATCTTGAAACGACGACTGGTTCTTATTCAGCTCATGTAAATGAACAAAATATGACGGTCGTTGCCTATATCCGCAATGCGAAAGTCGTCTATTCACAGGCAAAAATAAAAGGACAAGGTCCGTACCGTGTTGGAATGAAAACAGAAGATGGTTGGATTTACGCAGAAGGCTTAACCGATTATGAATTTGATGACCAAGGCCGCTTGCTGTTAGCAGGGCACTTGCCAGACGGGAAGCTAGCGATCTCATTACAAATTAGTGAAACACCATTTCAGGTGTAG
- the rarD gene encoding EamA family transporter RarD — translation MNEQQQSKGVLYTAASFTLWGLFPLYWKLMEHISSGEILAHRILWSFVFMCGILLYLKQVRPAMQTVKGLMLDGKALFSLLLSAILISVNWYVYIWAVNHHLMLEASLGYYINPLVSVLLGIIFLKERLNKLQTIAILIAAAGVILSTIQYGSFPVVAILLAFSFGFYGLIKKRMSFTSAIGLTIETLLLAPAALVYLLFFLKEPVVTMNPNSFGSLGLLFFAGVFTAVPLLLFSEGAKRIPLYQVGILQYIAPTITLFLGLFVYHEHLSSAKIVTFLCIWVAILLFTTSQLRMKKTANSH, via the coding sequence TTGAACGAACAACAGCAATCAAAAGGTGTTCTCTATACGGCAGCATCTTTTACATTATGGGGGTTATTCCCGTTATATTGGAAACTGATGGAACATATTTCGTCAGGCGAAATTTTAGCGCACAGAATTTTATGGTCATTTGTTTTTATGTGCGGTATTCTTCTGTATTTAAAACAAGTCCGGCCAGCCATGCAGACAGTGAAGGGTCTCATGCTCGATGGTAAAGCACTTTTTTCATTACTACTATCTGCTATTTTAATATCGGTTAACTGGTATGTGTACATTTGGGCAGTCAACCATCATCTTATGCTAGAAGCTAGTTTAGGGTATTATATTAATCCGCTTGTCTCTGTTTTACTAGGGATCATTTTCTTGAAGGAGCGGCTCAATAAATTACAAACCATTGCGATTTTAATTGCCGCAGCAGGAGTGATTCTTTCTACGATTCAGTACGGTTCATTTCCTGTTGTTGCCATATTACTTGCCTTTAGCTTCGGTTTTTATGGATTGATTAAAAAAAGAATGAGCTTTACGAGTGCCATTGGTTTGACCATTGAAACGCTGCTTCTCGCACCGGCAGCTCTTGTATACTTATTGTTCTTCTTAAAAGAACCTGTCGTGACAATGAATCCTAACAGCTTCGGATCGCTTGGTCTGTTATTCTTCGCAGGGGTCTTTACTGCGGTACCGCTTCTTTTATTCTCTGAAGGGGCAAAAAGAATTCCTCTTTATCAAGTGGGTATTTTGCAATACATTGCACCAACGATTACGCTGTTTTTGGGGTTGTTTGTGTATCACGAGCATTTATCTTCAGCTAAAATTGTGACGTTTCTTTGTATCTGGGTGGCGATTTTATTGTTTACGACCTCTCAATTACGCATGAAAAAAACAGCGAATTCTCATTAA
- a CDS encoding germination protein GerT — translation MFDWNRLFPFQKQFSKEALKNSDPKDVEQYVNQVMESVFGSNYPAQFPFQDPLSQHQKTKETDVKKEKEPEVEVFETTDHVFVKLELARPNTEKVKIKHTANLLFIDHFPEEGTQKKVVLPAAVKRKGTKASYQDGILEIMFLKHDDPGISEIDIPL, via the coding sequence ATGTTTGACTGGAACCGATTATTCCCTTTTCAAAAGCAATTTTCAAAAGAAGCCTTAAAAAATTCAGACCCTAAAGACGTCGAGCAGTACGTCAATCAAGTGATGGAAAGTGTATTCGGCTCCAATTATCCTGCTCAGTTCCCTTTTCAGGACCCACTCTCTCAACATCAAAAAACGAAAGAAACAGACGTCAAAAAAGAAAAAGAACCCGAAGTGGAAGTGTTTGAAACCACTGATCACGTGTTCGTTAAGCTTGAGCTTGCTCGGCCGAACACAGAAAAAGTAAAAATCAAACATACAGCCAACCTGCTATTTATTGATCATTTTCCTGAGGAAGGTACGCAGAAGAAAGTCGTCCTCCCTGCTGCTGTGAAAAGAAAAGGAACGAAAGCTTCATATCAGGACGGTATTTTGGAGATTATGTTTTTAAAACATGATGATCCGGGGATTTCTGAAATCGATATTCCATTATAA
- a CDS encoding winged helix-turn-helix transcriptional regulator produces MEFQLCPHIQQAFLLLGKRWNGLIIHVLLDGPKRFKDMTDIIPSISQKMLAERLKELEEEGIIKRTVLPETPVKVIYCLTEKGNALHDVFHEVSRWAGEYTASHEKKEQA; encoded by the coding sequence ATGGAATTTCAATTATGTCCACACATTCAGCAAGCTTTTTTACTGCTAGGCAAAAGGTGGAATGGTCTCATTATTCATGTATTGCTTGATGGTCCAAAGCGATTTAAAGACATGACGGACATTATCCCATCTATCAGTCAGAAAATGCTCGCAGAGCGTTTAAAAGAACTTGAGGAAGAAGGGATTATAAAGCGAACTGTACTTCCTGAGACGCCTGTTAAAGTCATTTATTGTTTAACTGAAAAAGGAAATGCGCTACATGATGTGTTTCATGAGGTATCTAGGTGGGCAGGGGAATATACAGCATCTCATGAAAAAAAGGAGCAAGCCTAG
- a CDS encoding nitroreductase family protein, whose protein sequence is MATDQKTIDILKQRASVKEYDTTHEMTKEELTELLDITTKAPSAWNLQHWHFTVFHSAESKAKLLPIAYNQKQISQASAVIAVLGDLEANQNGEKIYSELAEQGFITEDIKETLMTQINGAYQSEQYAREAAYSNASLAAMQLMIAAKAMGYDTCAMGGFSKEAFIKEFNVSGRYEPVMLISVGKAAKEAHKSNRFDIEEVSDFL, encoded by the coding sequence ATGGCGACTGATCAAAAAACGATTGACATTTTAAAACAAAGAGCTTCAGTAAAAGAGTATGATACAACTCATGAAATGACAAAAGAAGAGCTAACAGAGCTACTTGATATCACAACAAAAGCTCCATCTGCGTGGAACCTTCAGCATTGGCATTTTACTGTGTTCCACAGTGCTGAATCCAAAGCGAAGTTACTTCCAATCGCTTATAACCAAAAACAAATCTCACAAGCATCAGCTGTTATTGCTGTACTAGGTGATCTTGAAGCCAATCAAAATGGCGAAAAAATCTACAGTGAGCTGGCAGAACAAGGGTTCATTACTGAAGACATCAAAGAAACATTGATGACTCAAATCAATGGCGCATATCAAAGCGAGCAGTATGCACGTGAAGCTGCGTATTCAAATGCTTCATTAGCTGCTATGCAATTAATGATTGCTGCAAAAGCAATGGGCTATGATACATGTGCAATGGGTGGTTTCAGTAAGGAAGCCTTCATCAAAGAATTCAATGTAAGCGGCCGTTACGAGCCAGTCATGCTGATTTCAGTTGGTAAAGCAGCGAAAGAAGCTCATAAAAGCAACCGTTTCGACATCGAAGAAGTTTCTGATTTTCTTTAA
- a CDS encoding DUF3311 domain-containing protein, producing the protein MNKKLILALLIAIPFIGQLALLPFANRIHPFVIGLPFFHFWLLLWIVLTPVCTFIIYRMQHSNGGTD; encoded by the coding sequence ATGAATAAAAAATTGATACTGGCACTACTTATAGCGATTCCATTTATCGGACAGCTCGCACTGCTGCCCTTTGCGAATCGTATTCATCCATTTGTGATCGGCCTGCCTTTTTTCCATTTCTGGCTCTTACTATGGATTGTTCTCACACCAGTCTGTACATTTATCATTTATCGGATGCAACATTCAAATGGAGGAACTGACTAA
- a CDS encoding sodium:solute symporter family protein, with protein MQGNLTALLITASIIFIVVVIGFAAGRDKSSRQSVEEWSVGGRKFGGLLVWFLVGADLYTAYTFLGLTSTAYTAGSVAFFAIPYSVLAYFIAYFFLPKLWTVAKNHNLTTLADYARERFDSKLLSSLIAIIGVLMLIPYICLQLSGIQDTLTVAGTSYINVNAVVIISFILVALYTFFSGIKGPTYTAIIKDILVWVIMLFMVVSLPIIHFNGWTPMMNTLAKEAPQLLTIPDGGPKGILWFITASGVSALALFMWAHAATGVFTAKSADAIRKNSMFLPLYNIVLILVIFLGFIAFLVLPEDTNPRFALLHLIQTSYGGVMQGLAYSTIALASLIPCSIMAIGASNLFANNLYRDLIHPNVSPKRLTMITRSMVFIVIGLALLFGMLFPTALVTLQLIGVSGMVQIFPAIAISLFWKKQSREATIAGLVVGIIVTFTANISQVTFGLYEGFLGLLANVVVILLLNPFFQKKVTANSVMNDLFEKDHDKTATTLNEV; from the coding sequence ATGCAAGGAAATTTGACAGCTTTATTGATTACAGCAAGTATCATTTTCATCGTGGTGGTCATTGGATTTGCCGCTGGCCGTGATAAATCATCCAGACAATCAGTAGAGGAATGGTCTGTCGGCGGGAGGAAATTTGGCGGGCTGCTCGTCTGGTTCCTTGTTGGCGCCGATTTATACACAGCTTATACCTTTTTAGGGCTCACTAGTACAGCCTATACAGCTGGAAGTGTCGCTTTTTTCGCTATTCCTTATTCAGTTCTTGCGTATTTTATTGCTTATTTCTTCTTACCAAAGCTATGGACGGTTGCGAAAAATCACAACCTCACAACGCTTGCTGACTATGCACGTGAGCGCTTTGACAGCAAGCTGTTATCCAGTCTCATTGCGATTATTGGAGTACTTATGCTCATTCCTTATATTTGTCTTCAACTAAGCGGAATTCAAGATACGTTAACTGTCGCTGGAACTAGTTATATTAATGTGAATGCAGTTGTTATTATTTCATTTATTTTAGTTGCACTTTATACATTTTTCAGCGGGATAAAAGGTCCTACATATACAGCGATTATCAAAGATATTCTCGTTTGGGTCATCATGCTGTTTATGGTGGTTTCACTACCAATCATTCATTTTAACGGCTGGACTCCGATGATGAATACGTTAGCGAAGGAAGCGCCACAGCTTCTGACAATTCCTGACGGCGGCCCTAAAGGTATTTTATGGTTCATTACCGCTTCAGGCGTTTCTGCCCTTGCTTTATTTATGTGGGCACATGCGGCAACAGGGGTTTTCACAGCCAAAAGTGCAGATGCTATCCGTAAAAACAGTATGTTTTTGCCTCTTTATAACATTGTATTGATTTTGGTCATCTTCCTTGGATTTATTGCCTTCTTAGTCTTACCAGAAGATACGAATCCAAGATTTGCACTTCTTCATTTAATTCAAACGTCATATGGCGGCGTGATGCAGGGTCTTGCTTATTCAACGATTGCACTTGCTTCCCTCATTCCATGCTCGATCATGGCCATTGGTGCATCGAATTTATTTGCCAATAATTTATATCGTGATTTAATTCATCCGAATGTATCACCTAAAAGATTGACCATGATCACTCGTTCAATGGTATTTATCGTCATTGGGCTGGCTCTACTATTCGGAATGCTCTTCCCAACAGCACTTGTAACGCTTCAGCTCATTGGTGTTTCAGGAATGGTTCAAATCTTCCCTGCCATTGCGATCAGCTTGTTCTGGAAAAAACAATCGAGAGAAGCAACGATTGCGGGGTTAGTTGTTGGCATCATCGTCACCTTTACAGCCAATATCTCACAAGTCACGTTTGGTCTTTATGAAGGATTTCTTGGTTTACTAGCAAACGTTGTGGTCATCCTTCTTTTGAATCCATTCTTTCAAAAGAAGGTCACAGCCAATTCTGTCATGAATGATCTATTTGAAAAAGATCACGACAAAACAGCGACGACCCTAAACGAAGTATGA
- a CDS encoding class I SAM-dependent methyltransferase: MKKNESSVTSLISAFARSYHSQFDTPKIFNDYLAKEFISEKEFTEIKENMVQGIHFFNKDIAQKFEGNTEEILKWITQVQLSPITLSRAAYCEKILLHEVALGLRQYVVLGAGLDTFSFRHPELENSLEIFEIDHPATQEFKKQRLDEAKLKIPSNLHFISMDFTKNLSYQNLKNKGFDHKKTFFSLLGVSYYLTKEEVSSLIDDLFTKVPSGSSIVFDYADEKLFEEKGISNRVENMVKMASIGGEPMKSCFSYFEIEKMLEKSDLLIYEHLSPEKVNELYFNNREDDLSAFETIHYIHAIKK; this comes from the coding sequence ATGAAGAAAAATGAATCAAGTGTGACTTCGTTAATATCGGCTTTTGCCAGATCCTATCATAGTCAATTTGATACCCCTAAAATCTTTAATGATTATTTAGCCAAAGAATTCATTTCGGAAAAAGAATTCACTGAAATCAAAGAAAATATGGTCCAAGGCATACACTTCTTCAACAAAGATATCGCACAGAAATTTGAGGGAAATACAGAAGAAATATTAAAATGGATTACACAAGTCCAACTTTCTCCAATCACCTTGTCACGAGCTGCGTATTGTGAAAAAATATTACTTCATGAGGTAGCGCTAGGATTAAGACAATACGTCGTACTTGGTGCTGGATTAGATACTTTTAGTTTTCGACATCCAGAATTGGAAAACAGCTTAGAAATATTCGAAATTGATCATCCCGCTACACAGGAATTTAAAAAGCAAAGGTTGGACGAGGCTAAATTAAAAATCCCAAGTAATCTTCATTTTATTTCTATGGACTTCACCAAAAATTTGTCCTATCAAAACCTAAAAAATAAAGGATTTGATCACAAAAAGACGTTTTTTAGTCTTTTAGGTGTTTCTTACTATTTAACGAAAGAGGAAGTTTCAAGCTTAATAGATGATTTATTCACCAAGGTTCCATCAGGAAGTTCGATCGTTTTTGATTATGCAGACGAAAAACTATTCGAAGAAAAAGGAATCTCTAATAGAGTTGAAAATATGGTGAAAATGGCTTCAATAGGCGGAGAACCGATGAAATCATGTTTTTCGTACTTTGAAATCGAAAAGATGTTAGAAAAATCAGATTTACTCATTTATGAACATTTATCACCTGAAAAAGTGAATGAACTGTATTTTAACAATAGAGAAGATGACCTGTCAGCTTTTGAGACCATTCATTACATTCATGCTATAAAAAAATAA
- a CDS encoding S41 family peptidase, whose protein sequence is MKKQFKFVIAILVTAALSSAITFVITKQGAVNVSGDEKFSKLMAAYTKVKDEYYEKTDDQKLVDGAIQGMIASLDDPYSTYMDQEEAEGFNNTISSSFEGIGAQVEEKDGQILIVTPIKGSPAEKAGLKPHDRILKVDGKSTKGMSVNQAVSLIRGKKGTDVKLHLNRQGVGNVDVTITRDTIPVETVYAKLTKDKIGEIQITSFAETTSKELDKAIDDLEKKGAKGFVIDLRDNPGGIMTEAIEMSNDFIDKGKVIMQVEEKGKKEEYKAEKERKVHQPAVVLVNGGSASAAEIMAAALHQSSGIKIIGEKTFGKGTVQNAQSYNDGSSVKLTIAKWLTPDGSWIHKKGIEPQVKASLPSYAKLPYLSPKKTYQLNDNGDEVKAAQKMFQALDYKAKANGEYDQAFQTIVKKFQTDNDLKVDGILTGDTTTVLMTKIQDKLKNNDTQMKKAIEVLKKDMK, encoded by the coding sequence TTGAAAAAACAATTTAAGTTCGTCATCGCCATTCTAGTGACAGCGGCACTGTCCTCAGCGATTACATTTGTGATCACAAAACAAGGGGCTGTCAATGTCTCAGGAGATGAGAAGTTTAGTAAACTCATGGCTGCGTATACGAAGGTAAAAGATGAGTATTACGAAAAAACGGATGATCAAAAACTAGTAGATGGTGCGATTCAAGGAATGATTGCATCACTTGATGATCCATACTCTACATATATGGATCAGGAGGAAGCCGAAGGATTTAACAACACCATTTCTTCATCATTTGAAGGAATTGGTGCGCAAGTAGAAGAGAAGGATGGACAAATTTTAATTGTCACACCGATAAAAGGCTCTCCTGCTGAAAAAGCCGGGTTGAAACCTCATGATCGTATTTTAAAGGTGGATGGAAAAAGCACAAAAGGCATGTCAGTCAATCAAGCAGTCTCTCTAATCAGAGGGAAAAAAGGTACCGATGTGAAGCTGCACCTTAACCGCCAAGGAGTGGGCAATGTTGATGTGACCATCACAAGAGACACCATTCCGGTTGAAACAGTGTATGCAAAACTCACAAAAGACAAAATAGGAGAAATCCAAATTACGTCCTTTGCTGAAACAACATCGAAAGAGTTAGATAAAGCCATTGATGACCTCGAGAAAAAAGGGGCAAAAGGGTTTGTCATTGACCTGAGAGATAATCCAGGCGGCATCATGACAGAAGCGATTGAAATGAGTAATGACTTTATCGATAAAGGGAAAGTCATCATGCAAGTAGAAGAAAAAGGGAAGAAAGAAGAGTACAAGGCTGAAAAAGAACGTAAAGTTCATCAGCCGGCAGTTGTCCTTGTAAATGGCGGCTCAGCCAGCGCTGCAGAAATCATGGCAGCGGCTCTGCACCAATCTTCAGGTATTAAAATTATTGGTGAAAAAACGTTTGGTAAAGGAACTGTTCAAAATGCGCAAAGCTATAATGATGGTTCTAGTGTCAAGTTAACCATTGCTAAGTGGCTGACGCCGGATGGTTCATGGATTCACAAAAAAGGAATTGAACCACAGGTCAAAGCATCACTCCCAAGTTATGCAAAGCTGCCATACTTAAGCCCGAAAAAAACGTATCAGCTGAATGACAATGGAGATGAAGTCAAAGCGGCTCAAAAAATGTTCCAAGCGCTTGACTACAAAGCAAAAGCAAATGGTGAGTACGATCAAGCCTTCCAGACGATCGTCAAAAAATTCCAAACAGATAACGATCTGAAAGTAGACGGAATTTTGACGGGAGATACAACGACAGTACTGATGACAAAAATTCAAGATAAGCTAAAGAACAATGATACGCAAATGAAAAAAGCAATTGAAGTCTTGAAAAAAGATATGAAATAA
- a CDS encoding class I SAM-dependent methyltransferase, with amino-acid sequence MSDYVEMLAYFGVSSAHPGGIELTKTMLEHIKLTPEARILDAGCGTGQTAAYLGNIGYQVEAIDTHPLMIEKANLRFEREELPIRALQASIEQLPFPDEAFNLLISESVLSFTNLSAALAEIKRVLAPGSQMIANEAVLKAPLTPKELATVRDFYGFHALFSVEDWQEQLKAAGLQDVRILSFDEHMVQEEPTEMELSEYIPPSLYETMQTHYDLIQAHRKHLSHILFECTV; translated from the coding sequence ATGAGTGATTATGTAGAAATGCTTGCCTATTTTGGCGTATCTAGTGCCCATCCTGGTGGAATAGAGCTAACAAAAACGATGCTTGAGCATATAAAATTGACGCCAGAGGCACGTATACTGGATGCAGGATGCGGAACTGGACAAACGGCGGCATATTTAGGCAATATTGGTTATCAGGTAGAGGCGATTGATACACACCCTTTGATGATTGAAAAAGCCAATCTGCGATTTGAACGAGAAGAACTGCCGATCCGCGCATTGCAAGCATCGATCGAACAGCTGCCATTCCCAGATGAAGCGTTCAATCTTCTGATTAGTGAATCTGTTTTAAGCTTTACGAACCTTTCAGCAGCACTTGCTGAGATCAAACGTGTGCTTGCTCCTGGAAGTCAAATGATTGCAAATGAAGCAGTATTAAAAGCACCCCTTACGCCGAAGGAGCTTGCGACCGTTCGAGATTTTTACGGGTTTCACGCACTCTTTTCAGTTGAAGATTGGCAGGAGCAGCTAAAAGCAGCAGGATTACAAGACGTTCGCATTCTCTCATTTGATGAACACATGGTACAAGAAGAGCCGACAGAAATGGAATTATCTGAGTATATCCCGCCTTCTCTTTACGAAACGATGCAAACACACTACGATCTGATTCAGGCGCACCGAAAGCATCTAAGCCACATTCTATTTGAATGTACTGTATAA
- a CDS encoding M15 family metallopeptidase, with amino-acid sequence MKKSYKILSIASILGLTAALSGCQLLDQKSGTSESNKTNEQKSAENSSTQQNSNNTADSSDQELTLKSEYFNDIKVVSGLKTIQNPANVLALVNKEYALPGTYKPSDLVVPKVEFSFSEDIEKRYIRKEAAEALETLFKDAKKKNFELAAVSGYRSYDRQKVIFDSEVKLKGKEKAQEAVALPGESEHQTGLAMDISSKSAGFDISEKFGETPDGKWVAKNAYKYGFIIRYPKGKEDITKYEYEPWHLRYVGKEAAKAMHDHDLTFEEYMNKVKKI; translated from the coding sequence ATGAAGAAAAGCTATAAAATACTCTCAATCGCATCGATTCTTGGTTTGACAGCCGCATTATCGGGCTGCCAGTTGCTGGATCAAAAAAGCGGTACATCTGAATCGAACAAAACAAACGAACAAAAAAGCGCAGAAAATTCATCTACCCAGCAAAACTCAAACAATACAGCAGATTCATCTGATCAAGAGCTGACGTTAAAGAGTGAATATTTCAATGACATCAAGGTGGTAAGCGGGCTGAAAACCATTCAAAATCCTGCAAACGTGCTAGCACTTGTCAACAAAGAATACGCATTACCAGGAACCTATAAACCTTCTGATCTCGTTGTACCAAAAGTAGAATTCTCTTTTTCAGAGGATATTGAAAAACGATATATTCGTAAAGAAGCAGCAGAAGCACTTGAGACATTATTCAAAGATGCGAAAAAGAAAAACTTCGAGCTGGCTGCCGTATCTGGCTATCGTTCCTATGACCGTCAAAAGGTCATTTTTGATAGTGAAGTCAAGTTAAAAGGCAAAGAAAAGGCGCAAGAAGCAGTAGCATTACCAGGCGAAAGTGAACATCAAACAGGCCTTGCGATGGACATTTCTTCAAAAAGTGCCGGTTTTGACATCTCTGAAAAGTTTGGTGAAACACCTGATGGCAAATGGGTGGCTAAAAACGCCTATAAATATGGTTTTATCATTCGCTATCCAAAAGGAAAAGAAGATATTACAAAATATGAATATGAGCCGTGGCATCTACGTTATGTTGGAAAAGAAGCCGCAAAAGCGATGCATGATCACGATTTAACATTTGAAGAGTACATGAACAAAGTAAAGAAAATTTAA